A genomic region of Candidatus Rhabdochlamydia sp. T3358 contains the following coding sequences:
- a CDS encoding peptide ABC transporter substrate-binding protein, producing MKYVGIFVLIVVSAFFFFPIIKPKTKMLTLRLNMRAEPKSMDPRKRGDMRSSQMRFLFFEGLIKMYPDQSMKLAQAKSYEVSEDDLTYTFHLRNTVWSNNAPVTAYDFEQSWKDILDPNFPSTNAQLFSPIKNADAAKKGLVSLNEVGIKAVDEKTLVITLERPTPYLFKLLSFCTFSPINIENDRKNPNWAHDAGPNFLCNGPYSLEKWDHENQIIAVRNPNYRKTEDLHPEKIIFNIVENDTVTLEMFEKGLIDVIGDSLTDIPLEAIPRLEKTWTISREPRASTILIHINTDKAPFNHPKIRRAFALAINRQELIGLFGKGVKKSITTEHINTAYQASLSATNLIPPCLKENRYRSFFKDNDVCQARILLEEGLQELGVGKQVFESVVLCYGQRAPEKNAVIQVLQQQWLETLGVFIKLECLDFSIMLDKLFRGDYNMSFMRWDETYPDPMSILERFKYKTYGMNFSNWEHPEYIRLLDRSFYEEADTRLQTLEQAEKILLSEMPVIPLYHADYVYMINPRLSFTIPLWWKDRTLLPLSPEAQRVQKENKCTQRSFP from the coding sequence ATGAAATATGTTGGTATTTTTGTACTTATCGTTGTGAGCGCATTTTTCTTTTTTCCCATTATTAAACCTAAAACTAAGATGTTAACTCTTCGTCTCAATATGAGAGCTGAGCCTAAGTCAATGGATCCACGTAAAAGAGGGGATATGCGCTCCTCACAAATGCGGTTTTTATTTTTTGAGGGACTCATTAAAATGTACCCAGACCAATCTATGAAATTAGCTCAAGCCAAGTCTTATGAAGTGTCAGAAGATGATCTCACTTACACTTTTCATTTAAGAAATACTGTTTGGTCTAATAATGCCCCTGTTACCGCTTATGATTTTGAGCAATCTTGGAAAGACATTCTTGATCCTAATTTTCCTTCTACAAATGCACAATTATTTTCTCCTATAAAAAATGCAGATGCAGCAAAAAAAGGTCTTGTTTCTCTTAATGAGGTAGGTATTAAAGCAGTGGATGAAAAAACCCTTGTGATTACTCTGGAAAGGCCTACTCCCTATCTTTTTAAGTTACTTTCTTTCTGTACTTTTTCTCCTATAAATATTGAGAATGATCGCAAAAACCCTAATTGGGCTCATGACGCAGGACCTAACTTCTTATGTAATGGTCCTTATTCTTTAGAAAAATGGGATCATGAAAACCAAATCATTGCTGTACGCAACCCCAACTATCGCAAAACAGAAGATCTACACCCAGAAAAAATTATTTTTAACATAGTTGAAAATGATACAGTAACTTTAGAGATGTTCGAAAAGGGCTTAATAGATGTAATTGGAGATTCTTTAACCGATATTCCTCTAGAAGCAATTCCTAGACTAGAGAAAACATGGACAATTTCTCGAGAGCCAAGGGCTTCTACTATACTTATTCACATTAATACTGATAAAGCTCCCTTTAATCATCCTAAAATTCGCAGGGCATTTGCTCTTGCTATCAACCGCCAAGAGTTGATTGGATTATTTGGAAAAGGTGTTAAAAAAAGTATTACAACAGAGCATATTAACACAGCTTATCAAGCAAGTTTGAGCGCAACAAATCTCATTCCTCCTTGTTTAAAAGAAAATCGCTATCGTTCTTTTTTCAAAGATAATGATGTGTGCCAAGCACGTATTTTATTAGAAGAAGGCTTGCAAGAACTAGGAGTTGGGAAGCAAGTTTTTGAATCTGTAGTTCTCTGTTACGGCCAACGGGCTCCTGAAAAAAATGCAGTAATTCAAGTACTCCAACAACAATGGTTAGAGACTCTAGGTGTTTTTATTAAGCTAGAATGTCTAGATTTTAGCATTATGTTAGATAAATTGTTTCGCGGTGACTATAACATGTCTTTTATGCGCTGGGATGAAACGTATCCGGATCCAATGAGTATTCTTGAAAGATTTAAATACAAAACCTATGGAATGAATTTCTCCAATTGGGAGCATCCTGAATACATTCGATTGCTTGATCGATCTTTTTACGAAGAAGCAGATACAAGATTACAAACTCTAGAACAAGCAGAAAAAATCCTTTTAAGCGAGATGCCTGTCATTCCTTTATATCATGCAGACTATGTGTATATGATCAACCCACGGTTATCTTTTACTATACCTCTTTGGTGGAAAGATCGAACTCTATTGCCTTTATCTCCTGAAGCTCAAAGAGTGCAAAAAGAAAATAAATGCACGCAAAGATCTTTTCCTTAA
- a CDS encoding IS1634 family transposase, which produces MSVHTQVERLDHLGVIAGVIQDLGLVEFIDNRIPGDSREGISCGEAVAGMIINGLGFSDCPLTLTPQFFENKALSKLFRPGVNAENFNRFKLGRALDDCHAYGCDLLFAEASVQICQKEAIDTKFNSLDTTAFALTGEYESDSDEHTIEITHGYSKDHRPDLKQVVLEIMCSHDGGIPVVSKAWNGNASDTKIFRERAKALADSFKAAETPRYLIADSKLYDKQTIEQGLCLIPFIARIPGTIMLENTTIESALQKPMKEWTLLDEKHRFYTFNLQHYGLQQRWMVVHSQERQNKAENMVEVRCKKEREKIEKALKTLSAEEFSCPHDAKGALKRCFSKSKFYEVLEGTIEEEKKYESKGRPKQESLYKLVYRITGIVQECQAVREEAIIQSSCFIVGTTIPQKELSDAEVILAYKNQNNTVERGFRFLKDLLMFTSSLFVKKTERIMGLLMVMTLALLIYSNSTKAAS; this is translated from the coding sequence ATGAGTGTACATACACAAGTAGAACGATTAGATCATTTAGGTGTTATTGCAGGTGTTATTCAAGACTTGGGCCTCGTAGAATTTATCGACAATCGAATTCCCGGTGATTCTAGAGAAGGAATTAGTTGCGGAGAAGCTGTTGCCGGTATGATCATCAATGGATTGGGATTTTCAGATTGCCCTCTGACACTAACTCCTCAATTTTTCGAGAATAAGGCATTAAGCAAGCTATTTCGTCCAGGTGTGAATGCAGAAAATTTCAACCGTTTTAAGCTAGGAAGAGCCCTAGATGATTGCCATGCATATGGCTGTGACCTGCTATTCGCAGAAGCTAGTGTACAAATATGTCAAAAAGAAGCTATTGATACGAAGTTCAACAGCTTAGACACAACAGCTTTTGCTCTCACAGGAGAATATGAAAGTGATTCTGATGAGCATACAATTGAAATTACCCATGGTTATTCGAAAGATCATAGACCAGATTTAAAACAAGTCGTTTTAGAGATAATGTGCTCGCATGATGGCGGCATTCCCGTTGTTAGTAAAGCTTGGAATGGTAATGCTTCGGACACAAAAATTTTTCGTGAAAGAGCAAAAGCTCTTGCAGATAGCTTTAAAGCAGCAGAAACCCCTCGCTATCTTATTGCGGATTCCAAACTATATGACAAACAAACGATTGAGCAAGGTCTATGTTTAATTCCCTTTATTGCACGAATCCCAGGCACGATCATGCTTGAAAATACAACTATCGAATCAGCACTTCAAAAACCAATGAAAGAGTGGACTCTTTTGGATGAAAAGCATCGCTTTTACACTTTTAATCTACAACACTACGGCCTTCAACAGAGATGGATGGTTGTTCATTCGCAAGAGAGGCAAAATAAGGCTGAAAATATGGTTGAAGTTAGGTGTAAAAAAGAGCGAGAAAAAATTGAGAAAGCATTGAAGACATTGTCAGCAGAAGAATTTTCATGTCCTCATGATGCTAAAGGTGCGCTGAAGCGCTGCTTTAGCAAAAGCAAGTTTTATGAGGTTTTAGAAGGAACAATTGAAGAGGAAAAAAAATATGAATCGAAGGGCCGTCCTAAACAAGAGAGTCTCTATAAATTAGTTTATCGAATTACAGGAATTGTGCAAGAGTGTCAAGCAGTCAGAGAAGAAGCAATAATACAATCTAGCTGTTTTATTGTGGGAACGACGATTCCTCAAAAAGAATTGAGTGATGCAGAAGTGATTCTGGCCTATAAGAACCAAAATAATACAGTTGAAAGGGGTTTTCGCTTTCTCAAAGATCTATTGATGTTTACTTCATCACTTTTTGTAAAAAAAACGGAGAGAATTATGGGGTTATTGATGGTAATGACGTTGGCATTATTGATATATTCAAATAGCACAAAGGCGGCTTCATAA